From the Clostridium putrefaciens genome, one window contains:
- a CDS encoding aminotransferase class I/II-fold pyridoxal phosphate-dependent enzyme produces MLNATKELYKSNYGISDKILELYEITLKDIDEQFKMYDEIREYNQSKVLMALQNERISDIHFTNSSGYGYGDIGRDALEKVYCSIFNAEAALVRPHFVNGTHAIGTALFGNLRPNDTMLSICGTPYDTLHGIIGISNETNIGSLKEYGINYKQLDLVEGKVNFKSIKSELETDKSIKLIHIQRSTGYGWRKSFLISEIEEMIEFIKSIRKDVIVFVDNCYGEFIDTKEPTDVGADLMAGSLIKNIGGGISPTGGYIVGKEEYVKQASFRLTVPGIGGECGSTFGVMRQLFQGLFLAPHISMEAVKTAVFAARLMELSGFEVMPKFDDKRSDIIQAIKFNDKDLLINFCKGIQKGSPIDSFVECEPWEMPGYKDQVIMAAGAFIQGSSIELSADAPIRDPYIAYLQGGLTFDHGKLGVLIALSKIIKQ; encoded by the coding sequence ATGCTTAATGCTACAAAAGAACTATATAAATCTAATTACGGAATAAGTGATAAAATTTTAGAATTATACGAAATAACTTTAAAAGATATAGATGAACAATTTAAAATGTACGATGAGATAAGAGAATATAACCAATCAAAGGTTTTAATGGCACTTCAAAACGAAAGGATAAGTGATATACACTTTACTAACTCTTCAGGTTATGGTTATGGAGACATTGGAAGAGATGCCCTTGAAAAGGTTTATTGCAGTATCTTTAATGCAGAAGCGGCACTTGTAAGACCGCACTTTGTAAATGGTACACATGCAATAGGTACAGCGCTTTTCGGTAATTTAAGGCCTAATGATACTATGTTATCTATCTGTGGTACTCCTTATGATACCCTTCATGGAATAATTGGAATAAGCAATGAAACAAATATTGGTTCACTTAAAGAATATGGGATAAATTACAAACAATTAGATTTGGTGGAAGGTAAAGTTAACTTTAAATCTATAAAATCAGAGCTTGAAACTGATAAAAGTATAAAGCTTATACATATACAACGTTCTACAGGTTATGGTTGGAGAAAGTCATTTTTGATTTCTGAAATAGAAGAAATGATTGAATTTATAAAGTCCATAAGAAAAGATGTAATTGTATTTGTTGATAACTGTTATGGTGAATTTATAGATACAAAAGAACCTACAGATGTTGGTGCTGATTTAATGGCAGGTTCGTTAATAAAAAATATAGGTGGTGGTATTTCTCCTACAGGAGGGTACATAGTTGGAAAAGAGGAATATGTTAAACAAGCCTCCTTTAGATTAACAGTGCCGGGTATAGGAGGGGAGTGTGGATCAACTTTTGGAGTGATGAGACAATTATTCCAAGGTCTTTTTCTAGCACCACATATATCTATGGAAGCGGTAAAAACAGCTGTATTTGCTGCAAGGCTTATGGAACTTTCAGGCTTTGAAGTTATGCCAAAGTTTGACGATAAAAGAAGTGATATAATACAAGCTATAAAGTTTAATGATAAAGATCTTTTGATTAATTTTTGTAAGGGAATACAAAAAGGTTCACCTATAGATTCCTTTGTAGAATGTGAACCGTGGGAAATGCCAGGATATAAAGATCAAGTAATAATGGCTGCTGGAGCCTTTATTCAAGGATCATCCATAGAACTTTCAGCAGATGCACCTATAAGAGATCCATATATAGCTTATCTTCAAGGTGGATTAACCTTTGATCATGGTAAACTCGGAGTTTTAATAGCACTATCTAAAATAATAAAACAGTAA
- the hfq gene encoding RNA chaperone Hfq translates to MTKLTNNLQDIFLNESRKNKIPVVMYLTNGFQLKGLVKGFDNFIIILDSEGKEVLVYKHAITTITPLKPISFNND, encoded by the coding sequence ATGACTAAATTAACAAATAACTTACAAGATATATTTTTAAATGAATCAAGAAAAAATAAGATACCCGTAGTTATGTATCTTACTAATGGATTTCAGCTAAAAGGTCTAGTTAAAGGCTTTGATAATTTTATTATTATACTTGATTCAGAGGGTAAAGAAGTGCTAGTATATAAACATGCTATAACAACAATAACACCACTAAAGCCAATTTCATTTAATAACGATTAA
- the miaA gene encoding tRNA (adenosine(37)-N6)-dimethylallyltransferase MiaA, with protein sequence MKDKLIILTGPTAVGKTELSIKLAKSINGEIISADSMQIYKDMDIGSAKVEQKFQEEVPHHLIDIISPMDSFTVAEYKSLATEKIKDIISRKRIPIISGGTGLYIDSIICNLDFTEGNKDIDYRNYLENLTEEKGKEYVHSMLKDIDTESYDKIHPNNSKRVIRALEVYHITGKPFSSFKRDDLYDVPYDIYYYALTMNREDLYNRINKRVDTMMQQGLLEEVIKLKSLGCNGRLQSMQGIGYKELLKYLSLDTTLDDAVEDIKQNSRNYAKRQLTWFRKDPRVKYIDKDIYSDEEILNTITKEVRS encoded by the coding sequence ATGAAAGACAAATTAATAATACTCACAGGGCCTACAGCAGTTGGTAAAACAGAACTATCTATTAAGCTTGCTAAAAGTATTAATGGAGAAATAATTTCAGCAGATTCTATGCAAATATATAAGGATATGGATATTGGATCAGCTAAGGTAGAACAAAAATTTCAAGAAGAGGTACCACATCATTTAATAGATATTATATCTCCTATGGATAGTTTTACAGTTGCAGAATATAAATCTTTAGCCACTGAAAAGATTAAAGATATCATTAGTAGGAAAAGGATACCTATAATTTCAGGTGGTACGGGCCTTTATATTGATTCTATTATATGTAACTTAGATTTTACTGAAGGTAATAAAGATATTGATTATAGAAATTATCTTGAAAACTTAACAGAAGAAAAAGGGAAAGAATATGTTCATAGTATGCTTAAGGATATAGATACAGAAAGTTATGATAAAATCCATCCAAACAATTCTAAAAGAGTTATTAGAGCCTTAGAGGTTTATCACATTACAGGGAAGCCCTTTAGTTCTTTTAAAAGAGATGATTTATATGATGTTCCTTATGACATATATTATTATGCCCTTACTATGAATAGAGAAGATTTATATAATAGAATAAACAAAAGAGTAGACACTATGATGCAGCAGGGCCTTTTAGAAGAGGTAATTAAGTTAAAATCATTAGGTTGCAATGGTAGATTACAATCTATGCAAGGCATCGGATATAAGGAGTTACTAAAATATCTTAGTTTAGATACTACCTTAGATGATGCTGTAGAGGATATAAAACAAAATTCTAGAAATTATGCAAAAAGGCAATTAACTTGGTTCCGAAAGGACCCTCGAGTTAAGTATATAGATAAAGATATATATTCAGATGAAGAAATACTAAACACTATTACTAAAGAAGTAAGAAGTTGA
- the mutL gene encoding DNA mismatch repair endonuclease MutL: MDRINILDENTSNKIAAGEVVERASSVVKELLENSIDAKAKNITIQIEEGGETLIKIIDDGAGIHPDDIKTAFIPHATSKISVIEDIYNISTLGFRGEALASIAAISKVRLSSRIASNDFGVEIFVSGGKIESIKEVGCNVGTTIEVRDMFYNVPARKKFLKSKTRETSLISEIVSKIALSNPDVSFSYYNNNKKSLSTYGTSNNLDSIRSVYGKTIADNSIYFESHKDTLSVYGYIGTEEISRKSRNNQSIFINKRFIKNRTITTAVENAYRSFLTINNHPFFIIFIDIFPEYIDVNIHPTKAEIKFKDERIIYSSVFNAVHNKLKDHLEGSFYLPEEKNKPSIYEDSPYEKINFLKENSNSVENSSEPKSHDYKYGHDDLSSIQKDTFNNTKGYITEDDVILNKEDITMETIYIPVDLKSHDMSRAEIQLDEDIFKKDKLPPLNLIGQYNKTYILAEYDHTLYIVDQHAAHEKIFFEKYKKEIIDSSVIIQSLLTPCILELNYEDFGYYIENKELFLKSGFHIEEFGENTLYIREVPYMLGKLDVKNTFLSILDDIKNFGTGSTDVVKYNRIATMACKSAIKGNDKLSLDEMKSLLKELSTIEEPFTCPHGRPTVIKFSNYELEKKFKRVQ; the protein is encoded by the coding sequence TTGGATAGAATTAATATTTTAGATGAAAATACATCAAATAAAATTGCAGCAGGGGAGGTTGTTGAAAGAGCCTCTTCTGTAGTTAAAGAGCTTTTGGAAAATAGTATAGATGCTAAGGCAAAAAATATTACAATTCAAATAGAAGAGGGTGGAGAAACTTTAATAAAAATAATCGATGATGGTGCAGGTATACATCCTGATGATATAAAAACTGCCTTTATACCCCATGCCACAAGTAAGATTTCAGTTATTGAAGATATATACAATATAAGCACTCTAGGATTTAGGGGAGAGGCTTTAGCTAGTATAGCCGCAATATCTAAGGTAAGACTATCTTCTAGAATAGCCTCTAATGATTTTGGTGTAGAGATTTTTGTATCTGGGGGGAAGATTGAATCCATAAAAGAAGTTGGGTGCAATGTAGGTACTACTATAGAAGTAAGAGACATGTTTTATAACGTGCCTGCAAGAAAGAAGTTTTTAAAGTCTAAAACAAGAGAAACTTCATTGATTAGTGAGATTGTAAGTAAAATTGCTCTTTCTAATCCTGACGTATCCTTTAGTTATTATAATAATAATAAAAAGTCTTTAAGTACTTATGGAACATCTAATAATCTAGATAGCATAAGAAGCGTTTATGGTAAAACTATAGCTGATAACTCTATATATTTCGAAAGTCATAAAGACACATTATCTGTATATGGATATATAGGTACTGAGGAGATAAGCAGAAAGAGTAGAAATAACCAATCCATTTTTATTAATAAAAGATTTATCAAAAATAGAACTATAACCACCGCTGTAGAAAATGCTTATAGAAGTTTTTTGACCATTAATAATCATCCATTTTTCATAATATTTATTGATATTTTCCCTGAGTATATTGATGTTAATATACATCCAACTAAGGCAGAAATCAAATTTAAAGATGAAAGGATAATTTATTCTTCAGTATTTAATGCAGTTCATAATAAATTAAAAGATCATCTAGAAGGCAGTTTTTATTTACCTGAAGAAAAAAACAAACCAAGTATTTATGAAGATTCTCCTTATGAAAAGATAAACTTTCTAAAAGAGAATTCAAACTCTGTTGAAAATTCAAGTGAACCTAAAAGTCATGACTATAAATATGGCCATGATGATTTATCTAGTATACAAAAGGATACTTTTAATAATACTAAGGGTTATATAACTGAAGATGATGTTATTTTAAATAAAGAAGATATAACTATGGAAACTATATATATTCCAGTGGATTTAAAAAGCCATGATATGTCTAGGGCTGAGATTCAGCTAGACGAAGATATCTTTAAAAAAGACAAACTTCCGCCGTTAAATCTAATAGGTCAATATAATAAAACCTATATATTAGCAGAATATGATCATACACTATACATTGTAGACCAACATGCAGCACACGAGAAAATATTTTTCGAGAAATATAAAAAAGAAATTATAGATTCAAGTGTAATAATACAAAGCTTACTTACTCCTTGTATTTTAGAACTTAATTATGAGGACTTTGGCTATTATATTGAAAATAAAGAACTATTTTTAAAAAGTGGATTTCATATAGAAGAATTTGGTGAAAACACCTTATATATTAGAGAAGTTCCTTATATGTTAGGTAAACTAGATGTTAAAAACACATTTTTATCTATATTAGATGATATTAAAAATTTCGGTACAGGAAGTACGGATGTTGTAAAGTATAATAGAATTGCAACTATGGCATGCAAGTCTGCCATAAAAGGAAATGATAAACTGTCTTTAGATGAGATGAAATCATTATTAAAAGAGCTTTCTACAATAGAAGAGCCTTTTACTTGCCCTCATGGTAGACCAACGGTTATAAAATTTAGTAATTATGAATTAGAAAAAAAATTTAAAAGGGTACAATAG
- the mutS gene encoding DNA mismatch repair protein MutS — protein sequence MALTPMMQQYFEIKERHKDCILFFRLGDFYEMFFEDAKLASRELELVLTGRDCGLEEKAPMCGIPYHASKAYIGRLIVKGYKVAICEQTEDPAVAKGIVKRDVVKVITPGTFNDSSFIDENKNNYIMSIYGDHKNISLSISDISTGEFFSTAFSLNYDLVIDELSKFQPKEIIICEGIEEGLNVKTNIFNSIVITKKPISYFTNDSHENVKLQFPNNKTSLQEEIVFSASGLLNYIMDTQKQSLSNITSLEVYDVYEFMSIDVNSRRNLELTENIMDKSKKGSLLGILDNTNTAMGSRMLRRWIEQPLISKVLINYRLDGVDELYKNLRLLDDIKFSLKDIYDIERIIGKISNKNVNAKELLSLKASLKKLPDIKGILKHSKSNILKDISNNIDELDDIYKLIDDSIIETPSLSLKEGNLIKEGFDSKIDGFKEAKSKGKMWIASMESKEREFTGIKSLKIGYNKVFGYYIEITKTHYDSIPKDRYIRKQTLSNAERFITQELKEIEDQILGAEENLIELEYKLFVDIRDEIENHVERMKTTARYISTIDCLYSLTNIALDNNYVRPIINDDNYINIKEGRHAVVEKLIEKGRFVSNDTYMNTNDDQLLLITGPNMAGKSTYMRQIAVIVLMAQIGSFVPADYADISICDKIFTRIGASDDLAGGKSTFMVEMCEVSNILKNATTKSLVLLDEVGRGTSTYDGLSIAWSVIEYICTNKNLRSKTLFATHYHELTVLEESLKGVKNYSVSVKEIDNSIVFLRKILPKGADESYGIDVAKLAGLPKEVINRARDILLSLETDSKSKRISKENHLNKEKTLDDENISKGNSIKSNSISEPKINKDVTNEDKLKRNKDLIKEHSPQDIDKKDMYQIGFKDLNKENFMVDISEIDILNMTPLDCMVKLNELVKKAKDIN from the coding sequence ATGGCACTAACGCCTATGATGCAACAATATTTTGAGATAAAAGAACGTCATAAAGATTGTATATTATTTTTTAGATTAGGTGATTTTTATGAAATGTTTTTTGAGGATGCAAAGTTAGCTTCAAGAGAATTAGAACTTGTTCTAACTGGAAGGGACTGTGGTTTAGAGGAAAAGGCTCCTATGTGTGGCATACCATATCATGCGTCAAAGGCTTATATCGGTAGGTTAATAGTTAAAGGCTATAAGGTAGCTATTTGTGAGCAAACAGAAGATCCAGCCGTTGCTAAAGGCATTGTTAAAAGAGATGTAGTAAAGGTTATTACTCCTGGAACCTTTAATGACAGTAGTTTTATTGATGAGAATAAAAATAATTATATAATGAGTATTTATGGAGACCATAAAAATATATCACTAAGTATATCAGATATTTCAACTGGGGAATTTTTTAGTACCGCATTTAGCTTGAATTATGATTTAGTTATAGATGAACTTTCCAAATTTCAACCTAAAGAAATAATTATATGCGAAGGTATTGAAGAAGGGCTTAACGTTAAAACGAATATTTTTAATAGTATAGTTATAACTAAAAAACCTATAAGTTATTTTACTAATGATTCTCATGAAAATGTAAAACTTCAATTTCCAAATAATAAAACTTCTTTACAAGAGGAAATAGTTTTCTCTGCTAGTGGATTGTTAAATTACATTATGGATACACAAAAACAATCATTATCTAACATAACTTCTCTAGAGGTTTATGATGTTTATGAATTTATGTCTATAGATGTAAATTCTAGACGTAATTTAGAACTCACAGAAAACATAATGGATAAAAGTAAAAAGGGATCTTTACTTGGTATATTAGATAACACTAATACAGCTATGGGGAGTCGGATGCTTAGACGATGGATAGAACAGCCCCTTATAAGTAAGGTGCTTATAAATTATAGATTAGACGGTGTAGATGAGCTCTACAAAAACCTTAGACTTTTAGATGATATCAAATTTTCCTTAAAAGATATCTATGATATAGAAAGAATTATAGGCAAAATTTCTAATAAGAATGTAAATGCTAAGGAATTACTTTCATTAAAAGCTTCATTAAAGAAGCTTCCAGATATAAAAGGGATCTTAAAACATTCTAAATCCAATATATTAAAAGATATAAGTAATAATATAGATGAATTAGATGATATCTATAAGCTTATAGATGATTCTATAATAGAGACACCATCATTATCTTTAAAGGAAGGTAACTTAATAAAAGAGGGCTTTGATTCAAAAATAGATGGCTTTAAAGAAGCTAAATCTAAGGGCAAGATGTGGATAGCCTCTATGGAGAGTAAAGAAAGAGAGTTCACTGGTATTAAGTCTTTAAAAATAGGATACAATAAAGTATTTGGTTACTATATAGAGATAACTAAAACTCACTATGACTCTATTCCAAAGGATAGATATATAAGAAAACAAACTTTATCTAATGCTGAAAGATTCATTACACAAGAATTAAAAGAAATTGAAGATCAAATCTTAGGTGCGGAAGAGAACCTTATAGAATTAGAATACAAATTATTTGTAGATATAAGAGATGAAATTGAAAACCATGTTGAAAGAATGAAAACTACAGCAAGATATATCTCCACTATAGATTGTCTTTATTCGTTAACTAATATAGCCCTAGATAATAATTATGTACGTCCAATTATAAATGATGATAATTATATAAATATTAAAGAGGGAAGACATGCTGTTGTTGAAAAGTTAATAGAAAAGGGTAGGTTTGTAAGTAACGATACCTACATGAATACAAATGATGATCAACTATTGCTTATTACAGGGCCTAATATGGCGGGTAAATCAACTTATATGCGTCAAATAGCTGTTATAGTATTAATGGCACAAATAGGCAGCTTTGTACCTGCTGATTATGCAGATATAAGTATATGTGATAAGATATTTACAAGGATTGGCGCATCAGATGATTTAGCTGGTGGTAAGAGTACCTTTATGGTTGAAATGTGTGAAGTGTCTAATATACTTAAAAATGCTACTACTAAAAGCTTGGTTTTATTAGATGAAGTAGGTAGGGGTACTAGTACCTATGATGGGCTTAGTATAGCCTGGTCCGTTATAGAATATATTTGTACAAATAAAAATCTAAGGTCTAAAACTTTATTTGCAACTCATTACCACGAGCTAACAGTGCTTGAAGAAAGTCTTAAGGGCGTAAAAAACTATTCAGTATCTGTAAAAGAAATAGATAATAGCATAGTGTTCTTAAGAAAGATATTACCTAAAGGTGCTGATGAGTCTTATGGTATAGATGTAGCAAAACTTGCAGGCCTTCCAAAAGAGGTTATAAATAGGGCAAGAGATATCCTTTTAAGTCTTGAGACGGATTCTAAGAGTAAAAGGATATCAAAGGAAAATCATTTAAATAAGGAAAAGACTCTAGATGATGAAAACATTTCAAAGGGTAATTCAATAAAGAGTAATTCAATTAGTGAACCTAAGATTAATAAAGATGTTACTAACGAGGATAAACTTAAACGCAACAAGGATTTAATTAAAGAACATAGCCCTCAAGATATAGATAAAAAGGATATGTATCAGATAGGATTTAAAGACTTAAATAAAGAAAACTTTATGGTAGATATATCTGAAATTGACATACTAAACATGACCCCTTTAGATTGTATGGTTAAACTTAATGAACTGGTTAAAAAGGCTAAAGATATAAATTAA
- the miaB gene encoding tRNA (N6-isopentenyl adenosine(37)-C2)-methylthiotransferase MiaB: protein MNKNIVKNKSNKELFFIYTYGCQMNEEDSEKLSGMLKNMGYEKTQNKLEASIIIFNTCCVRENAELKVYGNIGALKNIKKENPDLIIAVCGCMMQQKGMADMILKKHPFVDIIFGTHNAYKFPEYLNRVIQDKVQIKEIMDKETKIIEGVPIDRDSDTKAFVTIMYGCNNFCTYCVVPYVRGRERSRKPLDIENEIKDLISKGYKEITLLGQNVNSYGKGLDEEITFADLLRRINEIDGIKRIRFMTSHPKDLSDEVIYAIRDCDKICEQIHLPVQSGSSDILKKMNRHYDREDYLNIIKKVKKEIPGIAISTDIIVGFPGETEKDFEDTLSLIEEVGFDSAYTFIYSRRKYTPADMMEEQITNEEKHARFNNLMKIVNKVAINKNKSYEGSLLEVLVDGPSKNDDTKLCGRTRTGKIVNFVGDTKDIGELVNVKITNALSFSLNGEKI, encoded by the coding sequence ATGAATAAAAATATAGTTAAAAATAAATCTAACAAAGAACTCTTCTTTATTTATACATATGGTTGTCAAATGAATGAGGAAGATTCAGAAAAACTTTCTGGGATGCTAAAAAATATGGGCTATGAAAAAACTCAAAACAAATTAGAGGCATCCATTATTATATTTAATACTTGTTGTGTAAGAGAAAATGCAGAACTTAAGGTTTATGGTAATATAGGTGCATTAAAAAATATAAAGAAAGAAAACCCGGATTTAATTATAGCTGTTTGTGGTTGTATGATGCAACAAAAGGGTATGGCAGATATGATTCTTAAAAAGCATCCCTTTGTTGATATAATCTTTGGAACACATAATGCTTATAAGTTCCCAGAGTACTTAAATAGGGTTATCCAAGATAAGGTACAAATAAAAGAGATAATGGATAAAGAAACTAAAATTATAGAGGGTGTACCTATAGATAGAGATAGTGACACAAAAGCTTTTGTAACTATAATGTATGGCTGCAATAACTTTTGTACTTACTGTGTAGTGCCTTATGTTAGGGGAAGAGAAAGAAGCAGAAAGCCTTTAGATATAGAAAATGAAATAAAGGATCTAATTTCAAAGGGTTATAAAGAGATTACCCTTTTAGGTCAAAATGTTAATTCCTATGGAAAGGGCTTAGATGAAGAGATTACATTTGCTGATCTTTTAAGACGTATTAATGAAATAGATGGAATTAAAAGAATAAGATTTATGACATCTCACCCAAAAGATCTATCAGATGAGGTAATCTATGCGATTAGAGACTGTGATAAGATATGCGAACAAATACATCTTCCTGTTCAAAGTGGATCTAGTGACATCTTAAAGAAGATGAATAGACATTATGATAGAGAAGATTATTTAAATATAATAAAGAAGGTAAAAAAAGAAATTCCAGGTATAGCTATAAGCACAGATATAATTGTAGGCTTCCCTGGAGAAACAGAAAAGGACTTTGAAGATACTTTAAGTCTTATAGAAGAGGTGGGATTTGATTCTGCTTATACCTTCATTTATTCAAGACGAAAGTATACACCAGCAGATATGATGGAAGAGCAAATAACTAATGAAGAAAAGCACGCAAGATTTAATAATCTAATGAAGATTGTTAATAAGGTTGCTATAAATAAAAACAAGAGCTATGAAGGGTCACTTTTAGAAGTTCTTGTAGATGGACCTAGTAAGAATGATGACACTAAGCTTTGTGGAAGAACTCGTACAGGTAAAATAGTTAACTTTGTAGGGGATACAAAGGATATAGGTGAATTGGTTAATGTTAAGATAACCAATGCTTTATCTTTTTCTCTTAATGGAGAGAAGATTTAA
- a CDS encoding UPF0236 family transposase-like protein — MYNVSLNENGLTFKEIEKKIYKMVCYEACNVLKNVLEALDEKILKERDIKVYRNKGLKKTCLRTIIGDVEYSRRIYQFELEDGKTATKFLLDEYLSMDTIGNVSINLVETILANVSEVSFRKTAENIKTMCNQEISAQGVWNIVQTVGEKINELEKRKIELNEKGALKGEKEVPVLFQEQDGVWLSIQGKDRPKGKNRKKELKLAVSYTGWKLRPGSKKEYVVIDKTVCASFNSSSHFKKVAEATIAEKYNVDEIETRILNGDGAKWIKATCEDQDIHFKLDPFHISQAIIRKVSDQVILRLRWSLLIRNTYLHQSLRRTYPGAQQPSSPS; from the coding sequence ATGTATAATGTTAGTTTAAATGAAAACGGCTTAACTTTCAAGGAGATAGAGAAAAAGATTTATAAGATGGTTTGTTATGAAGCCTGCAATGTTTTAAAAAATGTGTTGGAAGCTTTAGATGAAAAGATACTTAAAGAAAGAGATATTAAAGTATATAGAAATAAGGGACTTAAAAAGACTTGTTTAAGAACGATTATTGGAGATGTTGAATATTCAAGACGTATCTATCAGTTTGAACTTGAAGATGGTAAAACAGCTACTAAGTTCCTTTTAGATGAGTATCTAAGCATGGACACTATAGGGAATGTATCCATAAATCTTGTAGAAACTATTTTAGCAAACGTGTCAGAAGTATCTTTTAGAAAAACAGCCGAAAATATAAAAACAATGTGTAATCAGGAAATTAGTGCTCAAGGAGTTTGGAACATAGTTCAAACGGTTGGAGAAAAAATAAATGAACTAGAAAAGCGTAAGATTGAACTAAATGAAAAAGGTGCGTTGAAAGGCGAAAAGGAAGTACCAGTGCTATTTCAAGAGCAAGACGGGGTGTGGTTATCCATTCAGGGAAAGGATAGACCAAAGGGTAAGAATAGAAAAAAAGAACTTAAATTAGCAGTATCTTATACAGGTTGGAAGTTGCGTCCAGGCAGTAAAAAAGAATATGTTGTTATTGATAAAACTGTTTGTGCAAGTTTTAATAGTTCTAGCCACTTTAAAAAAGTTGCGGAAGCAACCATTGCTGAAAAGTATAATGTTGATGAAATAGAAACTAGGATATTAAATGGAGATGGTGCAAAGTGGATAAAAGCAACCTGTGAAGATCAAGACATACACTTTAAGCTCGATCCATTTCATATAAGCCAAGCAATTATTAGAAAAGTAAGTGATCAAGTGATTCTTAGACTTAGGTGGAGTTTGCTTATAAGGAATACATATCTCCATCAAAGTCTTAGAAGAACTTATCCAGGGGCTCAGCAGCCGTCATCCCCATCTTGA
- a CDS encoding IS4 family transposase translates to MHKRLKILINNIKEVFSLKLLDKLSKKTKFVRRRSKITAETFLAFNTFLSEDICSKSLSTLSVRLAAQYNLEISPQALNERFNEYSVQFMREVFNNMMLSQNKILSHPHRKLNFSRILVNDSTSYGLPSKFYNEFKGSGGSSSKAAIKIQLQYDLLSGSFLCCDTYNGTASDGKYVEVMDKYTEAGDLRLTDLGYYKLDYLKQIDAKGAFFISKLKSTTVIYKKNPNPQRNSKGEILKSTEYIKIDIFELIKPLADGQTIELKDIYIGSKKELKSRLIITKLSEENRKKRKNKLIKAVKRDCGNINDRSLAWNGVNVYITNVPENILATEEIHDVYSLRWQVEIMFKIWKSIFKINNVKPVKIERFKCFLYGRLIALILSSTIVFSARNIIYEEDNNEISELKSFCVVTEFFSTLKIEIFKGELAILKLIKTIINTIRKLGKKSRKKGRKIVTDILDYLKISVDDL, encoded by the coding sequence ATGCACAAAAGATTAAAGATACTTATAAATAATATAAAAGAAGTTTTTTCACTTAAACTCTTAGATAAGCTTAGTAAAAAGACAAAATTTGTTAGAAGAAGAAGCAAAATCACCGCTGAAACATTTTTAGCTTTTAACACTTTTTTAAGCGAGGATATATGCAGTAAATCTTTAAGTACATTAAGTGTAAGGCTTGCTGCTCAATATAATTTAGAAATTTCTCCACAAGCACTTAATGAAAGATTTAATGAGTATTCAGTACAATTTATGCGAGAAGTTTTTAATAATATGATGCTAAGTCAAAATAAGATACTAAGTCATCCTCATAGAAAATTAAATTTTAGTAGAATCCTTGTAAATGACTCTACTAGCTATGGCTTACCTAGTAAGTTCTACAATGAATTTAAAGGCTCTGGAGGCTCAAGCTCAAAAGCTGCAATAAAAATACAGCTACAATATGATTTATTATCTGGAAGCTTTTTATGTTGTGATACTTATAATGGAACAGCAAGCGACGGTAAATATGTTGAAGTTATGGATAAGTATACTGAAGCTGGAGACCTTCGGTTGACGGATTTAGGCTATTATAAACTCGATTATCTAAAGCAAATAGATGCTAAAGGTGCATTCTTTATTTCTAAGTTAAAAAGTACTACAGTCATATATAAGAAAAATCCCAATCCCCAAAGAAACTCAAAGGGAGAAATATTAAAATCAACTGAATACATAAAAATAGATATCTTTGAGCTCATAAAACCATTAGCCGATGGTCAAACAATAGAGCTTAAAGATATCTACATTGGTTCCAAAAAGGAACTAAAAAGCAGATTAATTATAACTAAATTATCTGAAGAAAACAGGAAAAAAAGAAAAAATAAACTTATAAAAGCAGTAAAAAGAGATTGTGGCAACATAAATGATAGAAGTTTAGCTTGGAATGGAGTAAATGTATATATAACTAATGTACCTGAAAATATACTAGCTACAGAAGAAATACATGATGTTTATTCTTTAAGATGGCAAGTAGAGATAATGTTTAAAATATGGAAATCAATATTTAAAATTAATAACGTAAAACCAGTAAAGATAGAAAGATTCAAGTGTTTTTTATATGGAAGGCTAATTGCATTAATACTCTCATCTACAATAGTTTTTTCAGCTAGAAATATTATTTATGAAGAAGATAATAATGAAATAAGTGAGTTAAAATCTTTTTGTGTAGTTACAGAGTTTTTTAGCACTTTAAAAATTGAAATTTTTAAAGGTGAACTAGCTATTTTAAAGTTGATAAAAACAATAATTAATACAATTCGGAAGTTAGGAAAAAAATCAAGAAAAAAAGGTCGGAAAATAGTCACTGATATATTAGATTATCTAAAGATATCAGTTGATGATTTGTAA